A window of Natrinema versiforme contains these coding sequences:
- a CDS encoding DUF502 domain-containing protein, which produces MADSASRVQRWLINGVVITIPLVATLLVVLVVLDFILGALSPIITGVTYVWPDEPPVPVIQLATLLSVVGFFLAVGIIAEHTPGKYISKRVHATMETIPGVSTVYESVRRASKLLIDDETDQFQDVKLVEFPHEGAYMLGFLTAETPPVVEASAGEDEMVTIMVPLAPNPATNGYVMHMPTEKVHEVDLTVEEAFRSIATLGVAADTLGDGEYNDT; this is translated from the coding sequence ATGGCCGATTCCGCCTCGAGAGTCCAGCGTTGGCTCATCAACGGAGTCGTGATTACGATTCCGCTGGTCGCGACGTTGCTCGTCGTCCTCGTCGTCCTCGATTTTATCCTCGGCGCGCTCTCGCCGATTATTACCGGCGTGACGTACGTCTGGCCCGACGAGCCGCCGGTTCCGGTCATCCAACTGGCGACGCTGCTGTCCGTGGTCGGGTTCTTCCTCGCGGTCGGCATCATCGCCGAGCACACCCCCGGGAAGTACATCTCGAAACGCGTCCACGCGACGATGGAGACGATTCCCGGCGTCAGCACCGTCTACGAGAGCGTTCGGCGAGCCAGCAAACTCCTGATCGACGACGAGACCGATCAGTTCCAAGACGTAAAGCTCGTCGAATTTCCCCACGAGGGAGCGTACATGCTCGGCTTTCTCACCGCGGAGACACCACCCGTCGTCGAAGCCAGCGCGGGCGAAGACGAGATGGTGACGATCATGGTGCCGCTGGCACCGAACCCGGCGACGAACGGCTACGTGATGCACATGCCCACCGAGAAGGTCCACGAAGTCGATCTGACCGTCGAAGAAGCGTTCCGATCGATCGCAACGCTTGGCGTTGCGGCCGATACGCTGGGCGATGGCGAGTACAACGATACCTGA
- the fdhF gene encoding formate dehydrogenase subunit alpha: MSGEDPASHVDDAETERRPTAVERLPSVPDVSDPRPSTPLTEQFETGTANDPDVGTDGDRMTHLTIDGTPVAVPPGSTIIDAIESTEPADELAALCYYDRETEQADDIGPRGECRTCTVHTDEHGLVPACSFPAEDDLTVRTDEDAAAEARDVNLDLQLSGHNLRCTTCGQNGRCELQDASIQQGVEEPRWGVFEDRDEYEPLDDTSPAIQIDRNKCILCNRCVDACNDVQVEGVLRMEGNADETRIAFQNDEETFDESTCVSCGHCATVCPTGSLVEQGLVDAATLPLPGFTQENSVGKVLESPKAETADQTEAPNRDVPDGRREREASGAEVEDLSGVARYMAKAKARAGDTKRRASDTLKQAGDRAIKGAEHVAEGAASEAMPAGRLFDVATTVGDARLSRVTKAETTCNYCAVGCRFELYGKDGEILGVRPADPESTPANDFSTCVKGKFGYDYVDADDRLETPLVRKEDAGDGPVGRDGFREASWREALERVYEGLSEIREEHGSESLSVISSSKTTNEENFLNQKFARQVLGTPHVDNCARLCHSSTVAALQQTVGYGAMTNRINEDIGETDCYLITGSNTTESHPVLATRIKQNVRDGADLIVIDPREMGLAEHADQYIRTTPGEDVAWINGMIRYIIENDLHDEAFIEERTKHFDELVEKVEPFTPEQVEELTAVPAEELKTAAETIATADTCIFGWAMGLTQHTTGTRNVLAIADLALVTGNLGKPRAGLSAFRGQNNVQGGGGDMGPAPHTLPGYQDLGDEEVLQKFEDEWGERPPNDVGLRLPEQFHAINDGDLRGMFIMGENPVLSEPDLDNAEQALAKVDFLAVQDIFLTESAEYADVVLPAASAAEKSGTFTNTERRIQRVRPAVDSPGKAKPDQEILIQLARRFGYDWDYDGPADVMDEINDLVPIYGGVTYDRLEEETKGIQWPCFDEDDPGTPYLYEDEFNFEDGKARFVPADYAKPPDMPDEEYPLTLSSGRVLYHWHTGTMTRRVGTLMDHVPESFVTIHPEMADELGVENEEYVRVESRQGEIVVKATVEDTSDPGVVFIPMHFPQGAINKLTQHELDPTSFIPQYKVTSVRISPLDADPEEVNADVHPTPGQLEGQEGDTEDVGGRQADD; this comes from the coding sequence CTCACGATCGACGGCACGCCCGTCGCGGTACCGCCGGGGTCGACGATCATCGACGCGATCGAGTCGACGGAGCCGGCCGACGAGCTCGCCGCGCTCTGTTACTACGACCGGGAGACGGAACAGGCGGACGACATCGGTCCCCGCGGCGAGTGTCGGACCTGTACGGTCCACACGGACGAACACGGTCTCGTGCCGGCCTGTTCGTTCCCGGCCGAGGACGACCTCACGGTCCGGACCGACGAGGACGCCGCGGCCGAGGCGCGGGACGTGAACCTCGACCTCCAGCTGTCGGGACACAACCTACGCTGTACGACGTGCGGACAGAACGGCCGCTGTGAACTCCAAGACGCGTCCATCCAACAGGGCGTCGAAGAGCCCCGGTGGGGCGTCTTCGAGGACCGCGACGAGTACGAACCGCTCGACGACACCTCGCCGGCCATCCAGATCGACCGCAACAAGTGCATCCTCTGTAACCGCTGCGTCGACGCCTGCAACGACGTGCAGGTCGAGGGCGTCCTCCGCATGGAGGGCAACGCCGACGAGACCCGCATCGCCTTCCAGAACGACGAGGAGACGTTCGACGAGTCCACCTGCGTCTCCTGCGGTCACTGCGCCACCGTCTGTCCCACCGGCTCGCTGGTCGAGCAGGGGCTGGTCGACGCCGCGACGCTGCCGCTGCCCGGGTTCACGCAGGAGAACTCCGTCGGGAAGGTCCTCGAGAGCCCGAAGGCGGAGACGGCCGATCAGACCGAGGCACCGAACCGCGACGTACCAGACGGGCGGCGCGAACGGGAGGCGAGCGGGGCCGAGGTCGAGGACCTGTCGGGCGTCGCCCGTTACATGGCGAAAGCGAAGGCGCGCGCCGGGGACACGAAACGACGGGCGAGCGACACGCTGAAGCAGGCCGGCGATCGGGCGATCAAAGGGGCCGAACACGTCGCCGAGGGGGCCGCCAGCGAGGCGATGCCGGCAGGACGGCTGTTCGACGTCGCGACGACCGTCGGCGACGCGCGCCTCTCGCGGGTCACGAAGGCCGAGACCACTTGCAACTACTGCGCGGTGGGCTGTCGCTTCGAACTCTACGGCAAGGACGGCGAGATACTCGGCGTCCGACCCGCAGACCCCGAGTCGACGCCGGCCAACGATTTCTCGACGTGCGTGAAAGGGAAGTTCGGCTACGACTACGTGGACGCCGACGACCGCCTCGAGACCCCGCTGGTCCGGAAAGAAGACGCGGGCGACGGCCCGGTCGGACGCGACGGGTTCCGCGAGGCGTCGTGGAGGGAAGCCCTCGAGCGCGTCTACGAGGGTCTCTCCGAAATCCGTGAGGAACACGGCAGCGAGTCCCTCTCGGTCATCTCCTCGTCGAAGACGACCAACGAGGAGAACTTCCTCAACCAGAAGTTCGCCCGGCAGGTGTTGGGGACGCCCCACGTCGACAACTGCGCGCGGCTCTGTCACTCCTCGACGGTCGCGGCCCTCCAGCAGACGGTCGGCTACGGCGCGATGACCAACCGGATCAACGAGGACATCGGGGAGACCGACTGCTATCTCATCACCGGCTCGAACACGACCGAGTCCCACCCCGTCCTCGCGACGCGGATCAAGCAGAACGTCCGCGACGGGGCGGACCTCATCGTCATCGATCCGCGCGAGATGGGGCTGGCCGAGCACGCCGACCAGTACATCCGGACGACGCCTGGCGAGGACGTGGCCTGGATCAACGGGATGATCCGGTACATCATCGAGAACGACCTCCACGACGAGGCGTTCATCGAGGAGCGAACGAAACACTTCGACGAACTGGTCGAGAAGGTCGAGCCGTTCACGCCCGAGCAGGTCGAGGAGCTGACGGCCGTCCCCGCCGAGGAACTGAAGACGGCCGCGGAGACCATCGCCACCGCCGACACCTGCATCTTCGGCTGGGCGATGGGGCTGACCCAGCACACCACCGGCACGCGGAACGTGCTGGCCATCGCCGACCTCGCGCTGGTGACGGGCAACCTCGGCAAGCCCCGCGCCGGGCTCTCGGCGTTCCGCGGACAGAACAACGTCCAGGGCGGCGGGGGCGACATGGGACCGGCGCCGCACACGCTCCCGGGGTATCAGGACCTCGGCGACGAGGAGGTCCTCCAGAAGTTCGAGGACGAGTGGGGCGAGCGCCCGCCGAACGATGTCGGCCTCCGTCTCCCGGAGCAGTTCCACGCCATCAACGACGGGGACCTCCGCGGGATGTTCATCATGGGCGAAAATCCGGTCCTCTCGGAGCCGGACCTCGACAACGCCGAGCAGGCGCTGGCGAAGGTCGACTTCCTCGCCGTCCAGGACATCTTCCTGACCGAGTCGGCCGAGTACGCCGATGTCGTCCTCCCGGCCGCCTCCGCCGCCGAGAAGTCGGGCACGTTCACGAACACCGAACGGCGCATCCAGCGCGTCCGTCCCGCGGTCGACTCGCCCGGAAAGGCGAAACCGGACCAGGAGATTCTCATCCAGCTCGCCCGCCGGTTCGGCTACGACTGGGACTACGACGGTCCGGCCGACGTGATGGACGAAATCAACGACCTCGTCCCCATCTACGGCGGCGTCACCTACGACCGACTCGAGGAGGAGACGAAGGGGATCCAGTGGCCCTGTTTCGACGAGGACGACCCCGGCACCCCCTACCTCTACGAGGACGAGTTCAACTTCGAGGACGGCAAAGCGCGGTTCGTCCCCGCCGACTACGCCAAGCCGCCGGACATGCCGGACGAGGAGTATCCGCTCACGCTCTCCTCGGGACGGGTGCTGTACCACTGGCACACGGGCACGATGACCCGCCGGGTTGGGACGCTGATGGATCACGTCCCGGAGAGCTTCGTGACGATCCACCCCGAGATGGCCGACGAGTTGGGCGTCGAAAATGAGGAGTACGTCCGCGTCGAGTCGCGACAGGGCGAGATCGTCGTGAAGGCCACCGTCGAGGACACCTCCGATCCCGGCGTCGTCTTCATCCCGATGCACTTCCCGCAGGGAGCGATCAACAAGCTCACCCAGCACGAACTCGACCCGACGTCGTTCATCCCGCAGTACAAGGTGACGAGCGTCCGTATCTCGCCGCTCGACGCCGATCCCGAGGAGGTGAACGCGGACGTTCACCCGACGCCCGGCCAGCTCGAGGGACAGGAAGGCGACACCGAGGACGTCGGCGGCCGCCAGGCCGACGACTGA